In Macadamia integrifolia cultivar HAES 741 chromosome 5, SCU_Mint_v3, whole genome shotgun sequence, a single window of DNA contains:
- the LOC122079044 gene encoding thaumatin-like protein 1b, which produces MESRVKMPLLVVLLFSLVSGGLSITFTFKNNCPFTVWPGTLTGGNKPQLSSTGFELAPGASNSIDAGVGWSGRFWGRTTCSSSTGSFKCETADCGSSQVACNGAGAIPPASLVEFTLGSPDFYDISLVDGFNLALSVTPQGGSGGCPSVGCSANVNSVCPAELAVKRTDGTTVGCKSACGALGSPEYCCSGAHNTPETCPPTNYSKIFKDQCPQAYSYAYDDKTSTFTCGTGANYLITFCP; this is translated from the exons ATGGAGTCCAGAGTAAAAATGCCTCTTCTCGTtgtccttctcttctcccttgtcTCAG GAGGCTTGTCAATTACCTTCACGTTTAAAAACAACTGTCCTTTCACAGTATGGCCAGGGACATTAACAGGAGGTAACAAGCCCCAACTTTCTTCAACTGGTTTCGAGTTGGCCCCTGGAGCTTCAAATTCCATAGATGCCGGAGTTGGATGGTCCGGCAGGTTCTGGGGTCGAACAACTTGCTCATCTTCAACTGGAAGTTTTAAATGCGAAACCGCAGACTGTGGCTCCAGTCAAGTTGCATGCAATGGGGCAGGTGCAATTCCACCGGCCAGCTTGGTAGAATTCACTCTAGGCAGCCCGGATTTCTACGATATCAGCCTTGTTGATGGATTTAACTTGGCTCTCTCGGTGACTCCACAAGGTGGATCTGGTGGTTGCCCATCGGTGGGATGTTCAGCTAATGTGAACTCGGTTTGCCCAGCAGAACTGGCTGTGAAGAGGACTGATGGGACTACGGTTGGTTGCAAAAGTGCCTGCGGTGCATTAGGCAGTCCTGAGTATTGTTGCTCTGGTGCCCATAATACTCCTGAGACTTGCCCACCTACCAACTACTCTAAAATCTTCAAGGATCAGTGTCCTCAAGCATACAGCTACGCATATGATGATAAGACAAGCACATTTACATGCGGTACTGGTGCTAATTACCTCATCACCTTCTGCCCTTGA
- the LOC122077831 gene encoding thaumatin-like protein 1b, with translation MESRIQMPLLVVLLFALVSGGLSLTFTFKNNCSYTVWPGTLAGSDSAQLSSTGFELASGASNSINASSGWSGRFWGRTYCSSSTGSFKCETADCGSGQVACNGAGAVPPATLAEFAVASNNAEQEYYDVSLVDGFNLPLSVTPQGGTGPCSSVGCLANINSVCPAELSVKGSNGSTIACKTACDAFGTDEYCCTGAYNTPQTCPQTNYSKIFKDQCPQTYSSPYDDQASTYICTGANYLITFCP, from the exons ATGGAGTCCAGAATACAAATGCCGCTTCTCGTTGTCCTTCTTTTCGCCCTCGTCTCAG GAGGCTTGTCACTTACCTTCACGTTCAAAAACAACTGTTCGTACACAGTCTGGCCAGGGACATTAGCGGGATCTGACAGTGCACAACTTTCTTCAACTGGTTTCGAATTGGCCTCTGGAGCGTCAAATTCCATAAATGCCTCTTCTGGATGGTCCGGCAGGTTCTGGGGTCGAACATATTGCTCATCTTCAACTGGAAGCTTTAAATGTGAAACCGCAGATTGTGGCTCCGGTCAAGTTGCATGCAATGGTGCCGGAGCTGTTCCGCCGGCCACTTTGGCAGAATTCGCTGTAGCGAGTAATAATGCAGAGCAAGAATACTATGACGTTAGCCTTGTTGACGGATTTAACTTGCCACTCTCGGTGACTCCACAAGGTGGAACTGGTCCTTGCAGTTCGGTGGGTTGTTTAGCTAATATCAACTCGGTTTGCCCGGCCGAGTTAAGTGTGAAGGGGTCTAATGGGAGTACTATTGCTTGCAAAACTGCTTGCGATGCATTTGGCACTGATGAATATTGTTGCACTGGTGCCTATAATACGCCTCAGACCTGCCCACAAACCAATTACTCGAAAATCTTCAAGGACCAGTGTCCTCAAACCTACAGCTCCCCATATGATGATCAGGCAAGCACATATATATGCACTGGTGCTAATTACCTCATCACCTTCTGCCCTTGA